In a single window of the Delftia tsuruhatensis genome:
- a CDS encoding sodium-independent anion transporter, which yields MRAPGLPALADWGAGLSIAGLLLPEAVAYSGIAGLPPQAGVIALFAGLLIARPEAPLFFGNADPVFAAIRERLQSLPSPRGVVLSLEDSADLDATSVEALCDFAAQLRQLGVPLALACVKDPVRDLLARVGNPALPPASYAGWSVDDAVRQLQIAA from the coding sequence ATGCGTGCGCCTGGCCTGCCTGCCTTGGCCGATTGGGGCGCCGGCCTGTCCATCGCCGGCCTGCTGCTGCCCGAGGCCGTGGCCTATTCGGGCATCGCCGGCCTGCCGCCGCAGGCCGGGGTGATTGCCCTGTTCGCCGGGCTGCTGATCGCGCGGCCCGAGGCGCCCCTGTTCTTCGGCAATGCCGACCCGGTGTTTGCGGCCATCCGGGAGCGCCTCCAATCCCTGCCTTCGCCCCGCGGCGTGGTGCTGAGCCTCGAGGATTCGGCCGATCTCGATGCCACCAGTGTCGAGGCGCTGTGCGACTTCGCGGCCCAGTTGCGGCAACTGGGCGTGCCGCTGGCCCTGGCCTGCGTCAAGGACCCCGTGCGCGACCTGCTGGCGCGCGTGGGCAATCCGGCTCTGCCGCCCGCCAGCTATGCGGGCTGGAGCGTGGACGACGCCGTGCGCCAGTTGCAGATCGCTGCGTGA
- a CDS encoding DUF3334 family protein: protein MNQPQHPIVHGTEDVLISLCNSVSRVLQVATQCPIQYSGMVQRITKTSLKPDIGCFVLVDGGFSGLVIINFSAAAAMELYRSYMLSMGMGEDDLATSYTSDDVSNVMGELMNQVVGDFTSKVQRELQTYITQSQPKMIRLNKQVNLSVDANLDAPEARRVTFYTGNNNIFYLELAMDRTEFIKVVDFEPQERPDPDALMAQAATPAPAAAPATADSTDTDELLKSLGM, encoded by the coding sequence ATGAACCAGCCCCAACACCCCATCGTCCATGGCACGGAAGACGTGCTGATCAGCCTTTGCAATTCGGTCTCTCGCGTGCTCCAGGTGGCCACGCAGTGTCCCATCCAGTATTCGGGCATGGTGCAACGCATCACCAAGACCAGCCTCAAGCCCGACATCGGCTGCTTTGTCCTGGTGGACGGCGGCTTTTCGGGCCTGGTGATCATCAACTTCTCGGCCGCCGCCGCCATGGAGCTGTACCGCAGCTACATGCTGAGCATGGGCATGGGCGAGGACGACCTGGCCACCTCCTATACCTCGGACGATGTCAGCAACGTCATGGGCGAGCTGATGAACCAGGTGGTGGGCGACTTCACCAGCAAGGTCCAGCGCGAACTGCAGACCTACATCACCCAGAGCCAGCCCAAGATGATCCGCCTGAACAAGCAGGTCAACCTCAGCGTGGACGCCAACCTCGATGCGCCCGAGGCCCGCCGCGTGACCTTCTACACGGGCAACAACAACATCTTCTATCTCGAACTGGCCATGGACCGCACCGAGTTCATCAAGGTCGTGGACTTCGAGCCCCAGGAGCGCCCGGACCCCGACGCGCTCATGGCACAGGCCGCCACCCCAGCACCGGCCGCAGCGCCCGCCACTGCAGACAGCACGGATACCGACGAATTGCTCAAGTCCCTGGGCATGTGA
- a CDS encoding MarR family winged helix-turn-helix transcriptional regulator, which translates to MSPSLPDQHPLQADAAAVQRHFMFTLGQVNKQWRRTLDRLLAPMGLTQALWMPLMHLARSPEAMRQKDLAHSLALDSSSVVRLVDGLAAQGWIERVDDSDRRVKKIQLTAAGHAQVEAVQDLLQQARAQVLGAVPPEELDAAYATLHRLLDAMGNASCLDDDAAA; encoded by the coding sequence ATGTCCCCATCCCTCCCGGACCAGCATCCGCTGCAGGCCGATGCCGCAGCCGTCCAGCGGCATTTCATGTTCACGCTGGGCCAGGTCAACAAGCAGTGGCGCCGCACGCTGGACCGCCTGTTGGCGCCCATGGGCCTGACCCAGGCCCTGTGGATGCCGCTGATGCACCTGGCGCGCTCGCCCGAGGCCATGCGCCAGAAGGATCTGGCGCATTCGCTGGCGCTGGACAGCTCCTCGGTCGTTCGCCTGGTCGACGGACTGGCGGCCCAGGGCTGGATAGAGCGCGTGGACGACAGCGACCGCCGCGTCAAGAAGATCCAGCTCACGGCGGCAGGCCATGCCCAGGTCGAGGCCGTGCAAGACCTGCTGCAACAGGCGCGCGCCCAGGTGCTGGGCGCCGTGCCGCCCGAAGAACTCGATGCAGCCTACGCCACGCTGCACCGCCTGCTGGACGCCATGGGCAACGCCTCCTGCCTCGACGACGATGCCGCGGCCTGA
- a CDS encoding multidrug effflux MFS transporter → MQSDPHSLRKAPLWLLVLVTIVGTLAMHMFLPALPDAARQLDAGASQMQLTITVYILGLGVGQLIYGPLSDSLGRRPMLLAGLILYALASFAAFLAPSASWLIGARLFQALGGCAGLALGRAIARDSTTPENAVGSLALLNLMMMIGPGIAPAIGSAIDDMLGWRAIFGTLAVVGGVTAFAIWKRLPETGQPTGRLHLATIRDDYRSLLGSPAFVGFAVGGGCATTSIYAFLAAAPFVFIEQLHSSKHEVAIYLGLLMAGMAVGNALARQLIRHWALDRLMLSGNLLSLACAASLLLLALLGQLTPAIVVALMALFALGSGLTSPAALTSALSVQPRLTGSAAGVYGCTQMAVGGLCTLGASLGSNPALSASLVLVLACVVGQMGFRGALRRTKHQPG, encoded by the coding sequence ATGCAAAGCGATCCCCATTCCCTGCGCAAGGCCCCGCTGTGGCTGCTGGTCCTCGTGACCATCGTCGGCACGCTGGCCATGCACATGTTCCTGCCCGCCCTGCCCGATGCGGCTCGCCAGCTCGATGCCGGGGCCAGCCAGATGCAGCTGACCATCACGGTCTACATCCTCGGCCTCGGTGTGGGCCAATTGATCTACGGCCCGCTGTCCGACAGCCTGGGACGGCGCCCCATGCTGCTGGCCGGCCTCATCCTTTATGCGCTGGCCAGCTTCGCTGCCTTCCTGGCGCCCTCCGCTTCCTGGCTGATCGGCGCGAGGCTGTTCCAGGCACTGGGCGGCTGCGCCGGCCTGGCGCTGGGCCGTGCCATCGCGCGCGACTCGACCACGCCCGAGAACGCCGTGGGCAGCCTGGCGCTGCTCAACCTGATGATGATGATCGGCCCCGGCATCGCACCGGCCATCGGCTCGGCCATCGACGACATGCTGGGCTGGCGCGCCATCTTCGGTACCCTGGCCGTGGTCGGCGGCGTAACGGCCTTCGCCATCTGGAAGCGGCTGCCAGAAACCGGCCAGCCCACCGGCCGCCTGCACCTGGCGACCATCCGCGACGACTACCGCAGCCTGCTGGGCTCGCCGGCCTTCGTGGGTTTCGCCGTGGGCGGCGGCTGCGCCACGACCTCCATCTATGCCTTTCTCGCTGCGGCCCCCTTCGTGTTCATCGAGCAGCTGCATTCCAGCAAGCATGAGGTCGCCATCTACCTGGGCCTGCTGATGGCCGGCATGGCCGTGGGCAATGCGCTGGCCCGCCAGTTGATACGGCACTGGGCGCTGGACCGGCTGATGCTCAGCGGCAACCTGCTGAGCCTGGCCTGCGCGGCCTCGCTGCTGCTGCTGGCCCTGCTGGGGCAGCTCACGCCGGCCATCGTGGTCGCCCTGATGGCACTGTTCGCGCTGGGCTCAGGCCTGACCAGCCCCGCCGCCCTGACCAGCGCGCTCAGCGTGCAACCCCGCCTGACCGGCTCGGCTGCCGGGGTCTACGGCTGTACCCAGATGGCCGTGGGCGGCCTGTGCACCCTGGGCGCCAGCCTGGGCAGCAATCCCGCGCTGTCCGCGTCCCTGGTCCTGGTGCTGGCGTGCGTGGTGGGGCAGATGGGCTTTCGCGGCGCGCTGCGCCGGACGAAGCACCAGCCGGGCTGA
- a CDS encoding alpha/beta hydrolase → MRQNSFYPAVCQSAAGLLAAAALLAGPLARAGSIEAAEFKSATLQRSWTYNVYLPTGYDAQARLRYPVMYLLHGNDGQRNDWAVKGSLLRTVDQLIQNGEIPPAIIVMPDAGTTWYVDLKEPMETAFFQDLVPHVEKKYRTLTSRDGRVIGGLSMGGYGALRYVLKYPEKFQAAALLSPAIYNPEPPADSSARFVKVFAEPGTSGQYSATVWKSYNYPVLWDAFLARKISVPMYINSGDDDEFMIESEAAQLYGQLRKNKQPAELRIVNGKHEWPVWESTVGDALKYVFRTVRRPQADN, encoded by the coding sequence ATGCGCCAGAATTCCTTTTACCCTGCGGTCTGCCAGAGCGCTGCCGGCCTGCTGGCCGCCGCGGCCCTGCTTGCAGGCCCTCTCGCCCGGGCCGGCTCCATCGAGGCCGCCGAGTTCAAGAGCGCCACGCTGCAGCGCAGCTGGACCTACAACGTCTACCTGCCCACGGGCTATGACGCCCAGGCACGGCTGCGCTATCCGGTCATGTACCTGCTGCATGGCAACGACGGCCAGCGCAATGACTGGGCCGTCAAGGGCAGCCTGCTGCGCACCGTGGACCAGTTGATACAGAACGGCGAGATCCCGCCGGCCATCATCGTCATGCCCGATGCGGGAACGACCTGGTACGTGGACCTCAAGGAGCCCATGGAAACCGCCTTCTTCCAGGACCTCGTGCCCCATGTCGAGAAAAAGTACCGCACGCTGACCAGCCGCGACGGCCGCGTGATCGGCGGTCTGTCCATGGGCGGCTACGGCGCGCTGCGCTATGTACTCAAGTACCCCGAGAAATTCCAGGCCGCGGCCCTGCTGAGCCCGGCCATCTACAACCCCGAGCCGCCCGCCGATTCTTCGGCACGCTTCGTCAAGGTCTTCGCCGAGCCCGGCACCAGTGGCCAGTACAGCGCCACCGTCTGGAAGAGCTACAACTATCCAGTGCTCTGGGACGCCTTCCTGGCCAGGAAGATCAGCGTGCCCATGTACATCAACTCGGGCGACGACGACGAGTTCATGATCGAATCCGAGGCCGCCCAGCTCTACGGCCAGCTGCGCAAGAACAAGCAGCCCGCCGAACTGCGCATCGTCAACGGCAAGCACGAATGGCCGGTCTGGGAGAGCACCGTCGGCGATGCGCTCAAGTACGTGTTCCGCACCGTGCGCCGCCCGCAGGCGGACAACTGA
- the fumC gene encoding class II fumarate hydratase: MTATRQEKDTFGPIDVPADKLWGAQTQRSLQNFDISGEQQPREIIHALAQVKKASATVNHKLGLLDEKKTQAILAAADEVIAGKHPHEFPLVVWQTGSGTQTNMNVNEVLANRASEILGGERGESRLVHPNDDVNKSQSSNDVFPTAMHVAAVTAIEQKLLPAIALLRNTLQAKSEAYADIVKIGRTHLQDATPLTLGQEISGWVAQLAHGEKHVRAALPHLYELALGGTAVGTGLNAPKGYAEGVAAELARLTGHPFVTAPSKFEALASCDGLVHAHGALKTLAASMMKIANDVRWLASGPRSGLGEISIPENEPGSSIMPGKVNPTQSEAVTMLAAQVFGNDVAINFGGASGNFELNVFRPMVAHNFLQSVRLLADGMRSFNDHCAVGIEPNQERITELVQRSLMLVTALNPHIGYDKAASIAKKAHKEGSSLREAAVASGHLTGEQFDAWVIPARMVGNL, from the coding sequence ATGACCGCGACCCGCCAGGAAAAAGACACTTTCGGACCCATTGACGTCCCCGCAGACAAGCTCTGGGGCGCGCAGACGCAGCGTTCGCTGCAGAACTTCGACATCAGTGGAGAGCAGCAGCCGCGCGAGATCATCCACGCGCTGGCCCAGGTCAAGAAGGCCTCGGCCACCGTCAACCACAAGCTGGGCCTGCTCGACGAGAAGAAGACCCAGGCCATCCTGGCGGCCGCCGACGAAGTGATCGCCGGCAAGCACCCCCATGAATTCCCGCTGGTGGTCTGGCAGACCGGCTCGGGCACGCAGACCAACATGAATGTCAACGAGGTGCTGGCCAACCGCGCCAGCGAAATCCTCGGTGGCGAGCGCGGCGAATCGCGGCTGGTCCACCCCAATGACGACGTGAACAAGAGCCAGTCGAGCAACGATGTGTTCCCGACCGCCATGCATGTGGCTGCCGTCACCGCCATCGAGCAAAAGCTGCTGCCCGCCATTGCCCTGTTGCGCAACACGCTGCAGGCCAAGAGCGAGGCCTATGCCGACATCGTCAAGATCGGCCGCACCCACCTGCAGGACGCCACGCCGCTGACGCTGGGCCAGGAAATCTCCGGCTGGGTGGCCCAGCTGGCCCATGGCGAAAAGCATGTGCGCGCCGCGCTGCCGCACCTGTACGAGCTGGCGCTGGGCGGCACGGCCGTGGGCACGGGCCTGAACGCGCCCAAGGGCTATGCCGAAGGCGTGGCCGCTGAACTGGCCCGGCTCACGGGCCATCCCTTCGTGACGGCGCCCAGCAAGTTCGAGGCCCTGGCCTCGTGCGACGGCCTGGTGCATGCCCACGGGGCGCTCAAGACGCTGGCCGCCAGCATGATGAAGATCGCCAACGACGTGCGCTGGCTGGCCTCGGGCCCCCGCAGCGGCCTGGGCGAGATCTCGATTCCGGAGAACGAACCCGGCTCGTCCATCATGCCCGGCAAGGTCAATCCCACGCAGAGCGAAGCCGTGACCATGCTGGCGGCCCAGGTCTTCGGCAACGACGTGGCCATCAACTTCGGCGGCGCCTCGGGCAACTTCGAGCTCAACGTGTTTCGTCCCATGGTCGCGCACAACTTCCTGCAGAGCGTGCGCCTGCTGGCCGATGGCATGAGAAGCTTCAACGACCACTGCGCGGTCGGCATCGAACCGAACCAGGAGCGCATCACCGAGCTGGTGCAGCGTTCGCTGATGCTGGTCACCGCGCTGAACCCGCACATCGGCTACGACAAGGCGGCCTCCATCGCCAAGAAGGCGCACAAGGAAGGCTCCAGCCTGCGCGAAGCCGCCGTGGCCTCGGGCCATTTGACGGGCGAGCAGTTCGATGCCTGGGTGATCCCCGCCAGGATGGTCGGGAACCTGTAA
- a CDS encoding fumarate hydratase, protein MTTTIRQQDLIDSIAGALQYISYYHPADYIAHLARAYEREQSPAAKDAMAQILTNSKMSATGHRPICQDTGIVNVFLKVGMDVRWEGFTGGLEDAINEGVRRGYNHPDNTLRASVVADPQFARKNTKDNTPAVVSVQIVPGDKLDVTVAAKGGGSENKSKMIMMNPSDNLVDWVLKTVPTMGAGWCPPGMLGIGIGGTAEKAVLLAKESLMEDLDMYELQAKAARGEKLDQVEELRLELYEKVNALGIGAQGLGGLATVLDVKIKMYPTHAASKPVAMIPNCAATRHAHFVMDGSGPVYMDAPSLDLWPKIDWEPDYNKSRRVDLNTLTKEEVASWKPGDTLLLNGKMLTGRDAAHKRIQDMLAKGEKLPVDFTNRVIYYVGPVDPVKDEAVGPAGPTTATRMDKFTDMMLEQTGLIAMIGKAERGPVAIESIRNHKSAYLMAVGGAAYLVSKAIRNAKVVGFEDLGMEAIYEFDVVDMPVTVAVDAGGTSAHITGPAEWQKRIASGEFKTIAIAAA, encoded by the coding sequence ATGACCACCACGATCCGCCAGCAGGACCTGATCGATTCGATCGCAGGCGCCCTGCAGTACATCAGCTACTACCACCCCGCCGACTACATCGCCCACCTGGCCCGCGCCTACGAGCGCGAGCAGAGCCCGGCGGCCAAGGACGCGATGGCCCAGATCCTGACCAACTCCAAGATGTCGGCCACCGGCCACCGCCCCATCTGCCAGGACACCGGCATCGTCAACGTCTTCCTGAAGGTCGGCATGGATGTGCGCTGGGAAGGCTTCACCGGCGGCCTGGAAGACGCCATCAACGAAGGCGTGCGCCGCGGCTACAACCACCCCGACAACACGCTGCGCGCCTCGGTGGTCGCCGACCCGCAGTTCGCCCGCAAGAACACCAAGGACAACACGCCCGCCGTCGTCAGCGTGCAGATCGTGCCCGGCGACAAGCTGGACGTGACCGTGGCCGCCAAGGGCGGCGGCTCCGAGAACAAGTCCAAGATGATCATGATGAACCCCAGTGACAACCTGGTCGACTGGGTGCTCAAGACCGTTCCCACCATGGGCGCGGGCTGGTGCCCGCCCGGCATGCTGGGCATCGGCATCGGCGGCACCGCCGAGAAGGCCGTGCTGCTGGCCAAGGAAAGCCTGATGGAAGACCTGGACATGTACGAGCTGCAGGCCAAGGCCGCGCGCGGCGAGAAGCTCGACCAGGTCGAGGAGCTGCGCCTGGAGCTGTACGAGAAGGTCAACGCCCTGGGCATCGGCGCCCAGGGCCTGGGCGGCCTGGCCACCGTGCTGGACGTCAAGATCAAGATGTACCCCACGCACGCGGCCTCCAAGCCCGTGGCCATGATCCCCAACTGCGCGGCCACGCGCCACGCCCATTTCGTGATGGATGGCTCCGGCCCCGTCTACATGGACGCCCCCTCGCTGGACCTGTGGCCGAAGATCGACTGGGAGCCCGACTACAACAAGTCACGCCGCGTGGACCTCAACACCCTGACCAAGGAAGAAGTCGCCAGCTGGAAGCCGGGCGACACGCTGCTGCTCAACGGCAAGATGCTCACGGGCCGCGATGCCGCCCACAAGCGCATCCAGGACATGCTGGCCAAGGGCGAGAAGCTGCCGGTGGACTTCACCAACCGCGTGATCTACTACGTGGGCCCGGTCGATCCCGTCAAGGACGAAGCCGTGGGCCCCGCCGGCCCGACCACGGCCACGCGCATGGACAAGTTCACCGACATGATGCTGGAGCAGACCGGCCTGATCGCCATGATCGGCAAGGCCGAGCGCGGCCCGGTGGCCATCGAGTCCATCAGGAACCACAAGTCCGCCTACCTGATGGCCGTGGGCGGCGCCGCCTACCTGGTCTCCAAGGCCATCAGGAACGCCAAGGTCGTGGGCTTCGAGGACCTGGGCATGGAAGCCATCTACGAATTCGACGTGGTGGACATGCCCGTGACCGTGGCCGTGGACGCCGGCGGCACCAGCGCCCACATCACGGGCCCGGCCGAATGGCAAAAGCGCATCGCCTCGGGCGAGTTCAAGACGATAGCGATCGCTGCGGCCTGA
- a CDS encoding class I SAM-dependent methyltransferase, with translation MTIVLALIALLAVASLAWRLSSRRHALPCPSWLRWMVELDNPFAVSNKAAFIVAQLQIHPGMKVLDAGCGPGRVTLPLARAVGDTGQVLAVDLQPAMLEQVVAKAKAQGLENVRTLAAALGQGQLPAGQYDRAVMAAVLGEIPDRAAALADLFQSLRPGGLLAVAELVFDPHFQRRSTVERLAHDAGFAPHSFHGHAAAYLLVLQRPPTP, from the coding sequence ATGACCATCGTCCTCGCCCTGATCGCACTGCTGGCCGTGGCCAGCCTGGCCTGGCGGCTCTCCTCCCGCCGCCATGCCCTTCCCTGCCCTTCGTGGCTGCGCTGGATGGTCGAACTCGACAACCCGTTCGCGGTCAGCAACAAGGCGGCCTTCATCGTCGCGCAGTTGCAGATCCACCCAGGGATGAAGGTGCTGGATGCCGGCTGCGGTCCGGGCCGCGTCACCCTGCCGCTGGCGCGTGCCGTCGGCGACACGGGACAGGTGCTGGCCGTGGACTTGCAGCCGGCCATGCTGGAACAGGTGGTGGCCAAGGCCAAGGCCCAGGGTCTGGAAAATGTGCGTACGCTGGCTGCGGCACTGGGCCAGGGGCAATTGCCAGCAGGCCAGTATGACCGCGCCGTGATGGCCGCCGTGCTGGGCGAGATCCCGGACCGCGCCGCTGCCCTGGCCGACCTGTTCCAGAGCCTGCGGCCCGGCGGCCTGCTGGCCGTGGCGGAGTTGGTGTTCGACCCGCATTTCCAGCGCCGCTCCACGGTGGAGAGGCTGGCGCACGATGCGGGCTTCGCTCCCCATTCCTTCCATGGGCACGCGGCCGCCTACCTGCTGGTGCTGCAACGCCCTCCCACCCCATGA
- a CDS encoding GNAT family N-acetyltransferase: MMTLSTQRVHLRQWQTRDCAPFAALNADTEVMRHFPTTLTRDQSDAMVDKMHLLIEERGWGFWAAEHRDSGELMGFIGLHIPAADLPCSPCVEIGWRLARPFWGQGLASEGARAALAHGFDVLCLPSIVSFTALSNLRSRAVMQRLGMQREAEDFEHPAVPEGHALRKHCLYRLSRAQWCQQHSTAHHGQA, translated from the coding sequence ATGATGACCCTGAGCACACAGCGCGTGCATCTGCGCCAATGGCAGACCCGGGACTGCGCACCGTTCGCCGCGCTCAATGCGGATACCGAAGTCATGCGGCACTTCCCCACAACGCTGACACGCGACCAAAGCGATGCCATGGTCGACAAGATGCACCTGCTCATCGAAGAGCGCGGCTGGGGCTTCTGGGCCGCCGAGCACCGGGACAGCGGCGAGCTCATGGGCTTCATCGGCCTGCACATCCCGGCCGCCGACCTGCCATGCTCTCCCTGCGTGGAAATCGGCTGGCGGCTGGCCCGTCCGTTCTGGGGCCAGGGCCTGGCCAGCGAAGGCGCCAGGGCTGCGCTGGCCCATGGCTTCGATGTGCTGTGCCTGCCCTCCATCGTGTCCTTCACCGCCCTGTCCAACCTGCGTTCGCGAGCCGTCATGCAGCGGCTCGGAATGCAGCGCGAAGCCGAAGACTTCGAGCATCCGGCCGTGCCTGAGGGGCATGCGCTGCGTAAGCACTGCCTGTATCGCCTGTCACGCGCGCAATGGTGCCAGCAGCATTCGACAGCGCACCATGGGCAAGCCTGA
- the murI gene encoding glutamate racemase — translation MTLPASPIGVFDSGIGGLSVLQALRHELPHERFVYLADSGNAPYGDARGDAFVQQRARAIARHLREQYQIKVLVIACNTATAAAVDMLRAEMPDLPLIGVEPAIKPASLSSQTGHVGVIGTRGTVSSARFARLVAEHGERVHFHAQACDGLAKAIEESTERPVPEDPMATEVAELCARYVAALGDFGQKTGEMDTLVLGCTHYLFAREQLRTLLGPDIQFIDTGAPVARQTRRVLGRLGALADESETPPTPDSQMQLMTTGSLQALQAAAWRWLELPARCCSAIQVGEASTTAA, via the coding sequence ATGACCCTCCCGGCCTCACCCATCGGCGTCTTCGACAGCGGTATCGGCGGCCTCAGCGTGCTGCAGGCGCTGCGCCATGAGTTGCCGCATGAGCGCTTCGTCTACTTGGCCGACAGCGGCAACGCCCCCTATGGCGATGCGCGCGGCGACGCCTTCGTGCAGCAACGCGCGCGCGCCATCGCGCGCCACCTGCGCGAGCAGTACCAGATCAAGGTACTGGTGATCGCCTGCAATACGGCCACGGCCGCCGCCGTGGACATGCTGCGCGCCGAAATGCCCGACCTGCCGCTGATCGGCGTCGAGCCGGCCATCAAGCCCGCCTCGCTGTCCAGCCAGACAGGCCATGTGGGAGTGATCGGCACGCGCGGCACCGTCAGCAGCGCCCGCTTCGCGCGCCTCGTCGCCGAGCACGGGGAGCGCGTGCACTTCCACGCCCAGGCCTGCGATGGCCTGGCCAAGGCCATCGAGGAGAGCACGGAACGGCCCGTGCCCGAGGACCCCATGGCCACGGAGGTCGCCGAACTGTGCGCCCGGTACGTCGCCGCGCTGGGCGACTTTGGCCAGAAGACGGGAGAGATGGACACGCTGGTGCTGGGCTGCACCCACTACCTGTTCGCCCGCGAACAGTTGCGCACGTTGCTGGGTCCGGACATCCAGTTCATCGACACGGGTGCCCCCGTGGCACGCCAGACGCGCCGTGTGCTCGGTCGCCTGGGCGCGCTGGCCGACGAGTCAGAGACCCCTCCGACACCCGACAGCCAGATGCAGTTGATGACGACGGGATCGCTTCAGGCCCTGCAGGCCGCCGCTTGGCGCTGGCTGGAGCTGCCGGCCCGGTGCTGCTCTGCCATTCAGGTGGGAGAAGCTTCCACCACCGCCGCCTGA
- a CDS encoding M48 family metallopeptidase, with product MAAQTSTPRYSGSVVDAVRRERGQRREAQGPEQVLPLPYLAAYPATLQAQVRGWLAEDRAESWLLRKHPQAHAVRTDKSLYDYVDALKGRHMRNAGTLNKVAYDGRIHVVHNALGLHTRRTVVQGNRLNARHEIRIGALFKQAPEAFLRMIVVHELAHLREPEHDKAFYQLCTHMEPDYHQLEFELRLYLSWMDHSGRRLWQ from the coding sequence ATGGCGGCACAGACCAGTACGCCCAGGTATTCCGGATCCGTCGTGGACGCGGTACGCCGCGAACGCGGGCAGCGCCGTGAGGCGCAGGGGCCGGAGCAGGTATTGCCCCTGCCTTACCTGGCCGCCTATCCGGCCACGCTGCAGGCGCAGGTGCGCGGCTGGCTGGCCGAGGACAGGGCGGAATCCTGGCTGCTGCGCAAGCACCCGCAGGCCCATGCCGTGCGCACGGACAAGAGCCTGTATGACTATGTGGATGCACTCAAGGGCCGCCACATGCGCAATGCCGGCACGCTGAACAAGGTGGCCTACGACGGCCGCATCCATGTGGTCCACAACGCGCTGGGCCTGCACACGCGCCGCACCGTGGTGCAGGGCAACCGGCTCAACGCCAGGCACGAGATCCGCATCGGCGCATTGTTCAAGCAAGCGCCCGAGGCCTTTCTTCGGATGATCGTCGTCCATGAGCTGGCCCATCTGCGCGAGCCGGAGCATGACAAGGCCTTCTACCAGCTGTGCACGCACATGGAGCCCGACTACCACCAGTTGGAGTTCGAGTTGCGCCTGTACCTGAGCTGGATGGACCATTCGGGCCGGCGCCTGTGGCAGTAG
- a CDS encoding DUF6806 family protein yields MSNYNAPFEIHVHGQVLLRAETTYEQLQEALGPLWKYAGARSLADGAGSVYEEEPGIQFDNKERLLQMCWTVRGDEDFRQSLDEMCMGINELAEQGAAIEVTFYDTEFDEEEESEEAESRDDFVMLFVGPTPAAIMQVQRDLLVQDVVNLMERHFDGSELGGVVQEIDKLFSQRFDALVSSLEIGKPPRGTGGSGSGHGGNRRPRHLH; encoded by the coding sequence ATGTCAAATTACAACGCTCCCTTTGAAATCCATGTGCACGGCCAGGTGCTGTTGCGCGCCGAAACGACGTACGAGCAGTTGCAGGAAGCGCTGGGCCCATTGTGGAAGTACGCGGGTGCCCGCTCGCTGGCGGATGGTGCCGGCAGCGTCTACGAGGAAGAGCCCGGCATCCAGTTCGACAACAAGGAGCGCCTGTTGCAGATGTGCTGGACGGTGCGCGGTGACGAGGACTTCCGCCAGTCGCTGGACGAGATGTGCATGGGCATCAACGAGCTGGCTGAACAGGGCGCAGCCATCGAGGTGACCTTCTACGACACCGAATTCGACGAGGAGGAGGAGTCGGAGGAGGCGGAGTCGCGCGACGACTTCGTCATGCTCTTCGTCGGCCCCACGCCTGCCGCCATCATGCAGGTGCAGCGCGACCTGCTGGTGCAGGATGTGGTCAACCTCATGGAGCGACATTTCGACGGCTCCGAGCTGGGTGGGGTGGTGCAGGAGATCGACAAGCTGTTCTCGCAGCGCTTCGATGCCCTGGTCAGTTCCCTGGAAATCGGCAAGCCGCCGCGCGGTACGGGCGGCTCGGGCTCGGGCCATGGCGGCAATCGCCGTCCGCGCCACCTGCATTGA